The proteins below are encoded in one region of Populus alba chromosome 2, ASM523922v2, whole genome shotgun sequence:
- the LOC118050482 gene encoding LOW QUALITY PROTEIN: uncharacterized protein (The sequence of the model RefSeq protein was modified relative to this genomic sequence to represent the inferred CDS: deleted 1 base in 1 codon): MEENRCKFWLPKKNRFCANSPLNDSQFCGNHKPRSIEQWIPCPIDPSHSVLKENLESHVKRCPLLKQAQSLSLQPFYQKGINAGKEEEEEEDNVSSEMKRSAVYSMTVTQFCKLINKIESVHASTCKDIWESYKVPEACNMWIKREVDRKLPFQEKHVAQQASILGNLEDFGVIKSSLGSKEADSQGFCSDDSNFVHAVVEFGAGRGYLTQMLADCYGFDRVFLVERKSYKLKADRSLRQKESLILERLRIDIEDLNLNAVESLRGIPYLAIGKHLCGPATDLTLRCCLSEQCNQGSVQDCRSNANLKGLAIATCCHHLCQWKTLHNRKFMSDLGSPRDQFHAMTWFTSWAVDADHGSDLPDITDCSLQLQSIEEKQCFGDIHGVEDVVRNIKPVERAVLGFKCKQIIDVGRMMWAKEHGLDTQLVKYVPSGISPENHLLLARHAKCL; this comes from the exons ATGGAGGAGAACCGCTGCAAGTTCTGGCTTCCCAAAAAGAACCGATTTTGTGCCAACTCCCCTCTAAACGATTCCCA GTTCTGCGGCAACCACAAACCGAGGTCCATTGAACAGTGGATTCCATGCCCGATCGACCCTTCTCA TTCTGTTCTAAAAGAAAATCTTGAAAGCCATGTTAAGAGATGCCCTTTATTGAAACAAGCTCAATCCTTGTCTCTTCAACCATTTTATCAAAAGGGCATCAATGCtggcaaagaagaagaagaagaagaagataatgttAGCTCTGAGATGAAGAGGAGTGCTGTTTATAGCATGACTGTGACTCAATTTTGCAAACTTATTAACAAGATTGAATCCGTTCATGCTTCTACATGTAAGGATATCTGGGAATCATATAAAGTTCCAGAAGCTTGTAATATGTGGATTAAAAGAGAAGTAGACAG GAAATTACCATTTCAAGAGAAACATGTAGCACAACAAGCGTCAATTCTTGGGAATTTGGAGGACTTTGGGGTGATAAAGAGTTCATTAGGAAGTAAAGAGGCTGATAGTCAGGGGTTTTGTAGTGATGATAGCAATTTTGTTCACGCAGTCGTTGAATTTGGAGCAGGGAGAGGGTACTTGACACAGATGCTGGCAGACTGTTATGGATTTGACAGAGTCTTTCTGGTTGAGCGCAAGTCGTACAAACTTAAG GCTGATCGATCTTTGCGACAGAAGGAGAGCTTGATATTAGAGCGTTTGAGGATTGATA TTGAGGACTTAAACTTGAATGCTGTTGAGTCT TTAAGGGGAATCCCTTATTTGGCTATTGGTAAACATCTCTGTGGGCCAGCAACTG ATTTGACACTGAGATGTTGCTTGTCTGAGCAATGTAATCAAGGCAGTGTGCAAGATTGCAGGAGCAATGCTAACCTTAAAGGCCTTGCTATAGCAACATGCTGCCATCATCTTTGTCAGTGGAAAACATTACACA ACAGGAAGTTCATGTCCGATTTGGGATCACCAAGGGACCAATTTCATGCAATGACATGGTTTACCTCCTGGGCAGTAGATGCTGACCATGGTTCAGATCTTCCTGATATTACTGACTGCAGCTTGCAGTTACAATCCAT TGAGGAGAAACAATGCTTTGGGGACATACATGGGGTTGAAGATGTTGTGAGGAATATAAAACCAGTTGAAAGGGCTGTGTTGGGTTTCAAGTGTAAGCAGATCATCGACGTAGGAAGGATGATGTGGGCAAAAGAACATGGCTTAGACACACAGCTTGTGAAGTATGTCCCTTCAGGCATCTCTCCAGAAAACCATTTATTGCTTGCCAGACATGCCAAGTGCTTGTAA